From the genome of Geminocystis herdmanii PCC 6308, one region includes:
- a CDS encoding LapA family protein, producing the protein MGFKIILLISIVLIIALFTVQNAQNITLVFLGFNSLNLPLSLWMILAVLAGIVSSFMIQLLSSSSSNKNSNYSNYSPSESDNNPPPRKPKSSFKQQPDNQVYSPPLPVENNLKYNNPNEELDADFDFDFEEDLTPKKPLTDNQENNNNFQQSQDSFDSDFDFEEDFSSENPPFEENLPLENVPEVKSIINEINQEVAPEINPIIPEESPQIEIKKVINPNDNIPSETFLKPREASLYSYKPGEKTEISSKPTNIKTSQKNDPKSSIAQRHFVIEPSKPSENRYSGGVYDAPYRVISPGYDDTSPLENDEFFEDDEDWDF; encoded by the coding sequence ATGGGATTTAAAATTATACTATTAATCTCGATCGTACTAATAATCGCATTATTTACAGTACAAAATGCACAAAATATCACCTTAGTTTTTTTAGGATTTAATTCTCTCAATTTACCCTTATCATTGTGGATGATTTTAGCTGTTTTAGCAGGAATTGTATCTAGTTTTATGATTCAACTTTTAAGCTCATCTTCATCTAATAAAAACTCTAATTATTCTAACTATTCTCCTTCAGAATCTGACAATAATCCTCCACCAAGAAAGCCTAAATCTAGTTTTAAACAACAACCTGATAATCAAGTTTATTCTCCACCCTTACCCGTAGAGAATAATCTTAAATATAATAATCCTAATGAAGAATTAGATGCTGATTTTGACTTTGATTTTGAAGAAGATTTAACTCCCAAAAAACCCCTAACGGATAATCAAGAAAATAATAATAATTTTCAACAATCCCAAGATTCTTTTGATTCAGATTTTGATTTTGAAGAAGATTTTTCCTCAGAAAATCCACCTTTTGAAGAAAATTTACCTTTAGAAAATGTGCCTGAAGTTAAATCAATTATTAACGAAATAAATCAGGAAGTAGCCCCAGAAATTAATCCGATTATTCCTGAAGAATCACCACAAATAGAGATAAAAAAAGTTATTAATCCTAACGATAATATACCCTCAGAAACATTTTTAAAACCACGAGAAGCCTCCCTTTATTCCTATAAACCGGGTGAAAAAACAGAAATTAGCTCAAAACCGACTAATATTAAAACTTCTCAAAAAAATGATCCCAAAAGCTCGATCGCGCAGCGCCACTTTGTGATCGAACCGTCAAAACCATCGGAGAATAGATATAGTGGAGGAGTGTATGATGCACCCTATCGAGTAATTTCACCCGGTTATGATGATACATCCCCTCTGGAAAATGATGAATTTTTTGAGGATGATGAAGATTGGGATTTTTAA
- the nusB gene encoding transcription antitermination factor NusB, with protein sequence MSIRQQPRRTARILALLGLSQIKLKPENLEDIEINDLVLGAIRTLTLEIESTIESASDELNRSNDLLFKSETRATNLGSARMMLKDSIALTQKAINRIGNIIEIPEFVQLSKTHEVREYALELMGTVDRRKEEIETMLNEVMVDWTLNRLTQIDANILRLAVAEMVFLNIDHKIAINESIEIAKTYSDDDGYRFINGVLRKISDRLKLR encoded by the coding sequence ATGTCTATCCGTCAACAACCCCGAAGAACTGCCAGAATCTTAGCTTTACTTGGTTTAAGTCAAATTAAGTTAAAACCAGAGAATTTAGAAGACATCGAAATTAATGATCTAGTTTTAGGGGCAATTCGTACTCTTACCCTTGAAATTGAAAGTACGATCGAATCTGCTTCCGATGAATTAAATCGTAGTAATGATTTACTATTTAAAAGTGAAACAAGGGCGACAAATTTAGGTAGTGCTAGAATGATGTTGAAAGACTCCATCGCCCTAACTCAAAAAGCAATTAATCGGATTGGAAATATTATTGAAATCCCTGAGTTTGTACAGTTGTCTAAAACCCATGAAGTGAGAGAATATGCTTTAGAATTAATGGGTACAGTCGATCGACGTAAGGAAGAAATCGAAACGATGCTCAATGAAGTAATGGTAGATTGGACATTAAACCGCCTTACCCAAATCGATGCCAATATTCTACGATTGGCGGTGGCTGAAATGGTTTTTTTAAATATAGATCATAAAATTGCTATCAATGAATCGATCGAGATTGCCAAAACCTATTCCGATGATGATGGTTATAGATTTATTAACGGAGTCCTACGGAAAATCAGCGATCGACTTAAACTAAGATAA